The Verrucomicrobiia bacterium genome includes the window TGCCGGTCGGCCGCGTGGAAAAACTTGCCATCGTCGAAAGCAAAGTGGAACTCAGTCTGCGCCTCAATAAGGACACGCCCGTTCGCACGGACAGCAAAGCCGTTATCAAATTCGCCGGCCTGGGCGGACAGAATTATGTTTCGATTGATTTCGGCACGCCCGGTTCGCCGTTGCTTGAACAAAATGAATTGATCACCACCATCGAGCAGCCCGATCTCAACGCGCTCCTGGCCAAACTCGACGACGCCGCCAGCGGCGTTCAAAACCTTACCAAAAGTTTCACCGGCGATAAAATTGATAACCTCGTCGGCCCGTTCATTGATTTCATGAAACAGAACAGTCCGCGCCTCGCCGCGATTCTCGGCAACGTGCAAAACATCACCGGCCAAATCAATTCCGGCCAGGGCACGGTGGGCAAATTGATTTACGACCAGTCGCTTTACAACACCGCGTCCGTCGCCGTGACGAACCTTCAGGATGCCGCCGGTGA containing:
- a CDS encoding MlaD family protein, with product MKNSLETRLGIFVFLAVLAAFVIVEVVGGFDFFKPGYHLRARFANIQELKVGDPVKMAGVPVGRVEKLAIVESKVELSLRLNKDTPVRTDSKAVIKFAGLGGQNYVSIDFGTPGSPLLEQNELITTIEQPDLNALLAKLDDAASGVQNLTKSFTGDKIDNLVGPFIDFMKQNSPRLAAILGNVQNITGQINSGQGTVGKLIYDQSLYNTASVAVTNLQDAAGEIKATVAQARGIVDQVNNGQGTIGKLIKDDRLYTATTDSMTNLKEILQKINSGQGSVGKLVNDQEFYKDAKLSLQKLDKATESLEDTGPLSVVGSIVTSLF